In Pseudomonas sp. MYb327, one DNA window encodes the following:
- a CDS encoding AbrB/MazE/SpoVT family DNA-binding domain-containing protein: protein MPYATLTSRGRITIPAHVRDSLGLKSGDKVHFFELPDGQFAMVAAIHSVQSLKGMIRKPRIPVSVADMNAAIAARGADAS, encoded by the coding sequence ATGCCTTACGCAACTCTTACATCTCGCGGCCGAATCACAATCCCAGCTCATGTACGCGACTCGCTCGGTTTGAAGTCAGGAGACAAAGTTCACTTCTTTGAACTGCCTGATGGCCAGTTCGCGATGGTTGCGGCCATTCATTCTGTGCAAAGCCTCAAGGGCATGATCCGGAAGCCAAGAATCCCCGTGAGCGTAGCGGACATGAATGCGGCCATCGCTGCTAGAGGTGCAGATGCGAGTTGA
- a CDS encoding tyrosine-type recombinase/integrase: MSNLYYTVDPDTYLGRNAFKCMRKSTGGAWERSMAFDFFIFWLVELGRSYHTIRVYSDRVAIFLDYLEVGIAVCGSADITTYMRLSRLYHSYLTQGINSMSSLVQAIDRRRPSPMVSKKTSLAHHAAVEQLIIGCHEGYDGALDCSVGEDAMCQAKLLAELRSVGVPKSEQELAYLEKVYGRQVRGKKNSKRLRIFSHLPKIRKSLEPYGEDKFFPLDKITQLINEATSYRDGAFWALMGASSLRASEALQVLWEDIDLVTREIFAVEPSERENYLEAYEGLTAAQRDQLSWKGRTTKYTLLLQPYGDMFFDLLELYMQYEYQPGVANNFVFQSQYGYPLRFCDYGSVIVKPFATAAAKVLGSGLKPYRMKLHSLRHSFCVYMKNFVEHTHGVGLSDYEIMALTGHSQISSVARYAVLDIQLLNEKLYVAFADHKANAGKSVDELLIGFHEKRIAYLQVKIAEEKVARDKKTQEAA; encoded by the coding sequence ATGTCAAATTTATACTACACGGTGGATCCAGATACTTATCTTGGACGTAATGCTTTCAAATGTATGCGAAAATCTACGGGCGGCGCGTGGGAAAGATCAATGGCATTTGATTTTTTTATTTTTTGGCTTGTCGAGCTCGGGCGCAGCTATCACACAATCAGAGTCTACTCAGATCGGGTAGCGATTTTTTTGGACTACTTGGAAGTTGGCATAGCTGTATGTGGTAGTGCTGACATAACAACATATATGAGGCTTTCGCGACTTTATCATTCTTACCTTACACAGGGAATTAATTCGATGTCTTCGCTTGTTCAAGCGATTGACCGACGTCGACCTTCGCCAATGGTAAGCAAAAAAACATCGTTAGCGCATCATGCTGCGGTTGAGCAACTGATCATAGGATGCCATGAAGGATATGACGGCGCGCTGGATTGTAGTGTAGGCGAGGATGCGATGTGCCAGGCCAAATTGTTAGCAGAGCTTCGGTCAGTTGGTGTCCCTAAGTCAGAGCAAGAACTTGCCTATCTAGAGAAAGTATATGGAAGACAAGTTAGGGGAAAAAAAAATAGCAAGCGGCTGAGGATTTTTTCTCATTTACCTAAAATTAGGAAATCGTTAGAACCTTATGGGGAGGACAAATTTTTCCCTCTTGATAAAATTACGCAACTCATTAACGAAGCAACCTCCTACAGAGATGGTGCATTTTGGGCGTTGATGGGGGCCTCCTCACTGAGAGCATCTGAGGCGTTGCAGGTGCTGTGGGAAGATATCGATTTAGTTACCCGTGAGATCTTTGCAGTTGAACCATCAGAGCGGGAAAATTATTTGGAGGCATACGAAGGGTTAACTGCCGCTCAACGAGATCAACTTTCATGGAAAGGAAGAACCACTAAATACACGCTGCTTCTACAGCCTTACGGTGACATGTTTTTTGATCTTCTAGAACTATATATGCAGTACGAATACCAGCCAGGTGTTGCGAATAATTTCGTATTTCAATCACAGTATGGATATCCGCTTCGATTTTGTGATTATGGAAGTGTGATAGTCAAACCATTCGCTACTGCCGCTGCAAAGGTATTAGGTTCAGGGCTAAAGCCATACAGAATGAAACTTCATAGTCTCCGGCATAGTTTCTGCGTCTACATGAAAAATTTTGTCGAACATACTCATGGTGTGGGTCTGTCTGATTACGAAATAATGGCGTTGACGGGGCATTCACAAATTTCAAGCGTGGCTCGATATGCTGTTTTAGATATACAGTTGCTTAACGAAAAGCTGTATGTCGCATTTGCTGATCACAAGGCCAATGCAGGGAAAAGTGTAGATGAGCTTTTGATAGGTTTTCATGAGAAAAGGATTGCTTATCTACAAGTTAAAATCGCAGAAGAAAAGGTGGCCCGCGATAAGAAGACTCAGGAGGCGGCATGA
- a CDS encoding FRG domain-containing protein has product MKQYAAKSVDELNQLIGSFGADVLFRGQTTHYGEVGTPSIGTSFDRKGCIPSEMLKWCRYSQSVLDAYIAKHRADFGYQQALLQHYGWRSFYVDCTSSPAVAAWFASHKYTEATTLELCEDCDERAVMVRKRMARYAPVIGTGHLYVLNKQAANHVGLVNLATLTIEGYRPRTVAQSAWLLGPLHDPIPQNCFLAQITVPSDVLQAYAAALGLTDTNTLFPSPAEDPILTSLLGLPWEEIKSEASLKNLPAFKRTLELPEYHPSFVKIAGAQTAYYRGARILDTQDSIDGNPHSGIFVEIPDMVLYGSADTSKPLRFPEIEKLINVNGTVAFEADTLIKHPTLNHLTLYQKGVGVIPRGPDLFEVCELTVKHPGLRLTGAGFITGWTYRRQASGVWTREAKTTDCSCGNPIVHAHHISALHIAEEFLRDPKGFE; this is encoded by the coding sequence TTGAAGCAATATGCAGCGAAAAGCGTCGACGAGTTAAACCAGCTCATTGGGAGCTTCGGTGCGGATGTTTTGTTTCGTGGCCAGACCACCCATTACGGTGAGGTGGGAACCCCCTCCATCGGCACGTCCTTCGATAGAAAGGGTTGCATACCAAGCGAAATGCTCAAATGGTGCCGCTACTCCCAAAGCGTGTTGGACGCATACATCGCCAAACATCGAGCAGACTTTGGCTACCAGCAGGCCCTCCTTCAACACTACGGGTGGCGTTCGTTTTACGTGGATTGCACCTCCAGCCCAGCTGTAGCTGCGTGGTTTGCCAGCCACAAATACACTGAAGCGACCACTCTGGAGTTGTGCGAGGACTGTGACGAGCGGGCGGTGATGGTCAGAAAGCGCATGGCTCGCTATGCACCTGTGATCGGCACTGGCCATTTGTATGTGCTAAACAAGCAGGCCGCTAATCACGTAGGCCTAGTCAACTTGGCTACGTTGACCATTGAGGGCTACAGACCTCGCACCGTGGCTCAGTCAGCTTGGCTTCTCGGCCCTCTGCACGATCCGATTCCACAGAATTGCTTTCTCGCACAAATCACTGTCCCGAGCGACGTTCTGCAGGCATATGCCGCTGCCCTTGGCTTAACCGACACGAACACGCTCTTTCCCTCTCCCGCAGAAGATCCGATCTTGACATCACTGCTGGGCTTACCTTGGGAGGAGATCAAGTCTGAGGCAAGCCTCAAAAATCTGCCTGCGTTCAAGCGAACACTGGAGCTTCCGGAATACCATCCGAGCTTTGTGAAAATCGCAGGTGCGCAAACGGCGTACTATCGTGGTGCAAGGATTCTGGATACCCAGGATTCGATTGATGGTAACCCTCACAGTGGAATCTTCGTCGAAATTCCGGACATGGTGCTCTATGGCTCAGCCGACACGAGCAAGCCCCTTCGCTTCCCTGAGATCGAGAAGCTAATCAATGTGAATGGCACGGTAGCATTCGAAGCAGACACGTTGATCAAGCATCCGACCCTAAATCACCTGACGCTCTACCAGAAGGGCGTTGGTGTCATACCTCGCGGGCCCGACCTATTTGAGGTCTGTGAACTCACCGTCAAACACCCAGGACTCCGACTGACCGGCGCCGGCTTCATCACGGGCTGGACATATCGAAGGCAGGCAAGCGGAGTGTGGACACGGGAAGCGAAGACCACAGATTGTTCATGCGGCAATCCCATCGTCCATGCACATCACATCAGCGCACTGCACATCGCCGAAGAGTTCCTGAGGGATCCCAAAGGCTTCGAGTAA
- a CDS encoding LysE family transporter, whose product MAIDVIRLAGVDYLVWLGGGMIINSRQPVTAEPLRKLGVLRDSVVVEVLNPKTALFFLTFLPQFVDATSAASVWLQFLLISNFVNLVFSLADVMAVPGASLLRGPFSATGFQRLVPCVSSAILIGLGCIFVLQSGIPTK is encoded by the coding sequence ATGGCGATCGACGTGATTCGCCTGGCCGGCGTCGATTATCTGGTCTGGTTGGGGGGCGGGATGATCATCAATAGTCGCCAACCCGTGACGGCAGAGCCGCTACGAAAGCTGGGGGTTTTGCGCGACAGCGTGGTAGTGGAAGTGCTCAACCCGAAAACGGCATTGTTTTTTCTGACCTTTCTACCGCAATTCGTCGATGCCACCAGCGCCGCGTCGGTATGGCTGCAATTTCTGTTGATTAGCAACTTCGTCAACCTGGTCTTTTCCCTGGCTGACGTGATGGCAGTGCCAGGCGCTTCGCTACTTCGCGGCCCATTCTCGGCGACAGGCTTCCAACGTTTGGTACCTTGCGTGAGCAGCGCCATCCTGATTGGGCTAGGCTGCATATTCGTGCTGCAAAGCGGCATACCCACGAAGTAG
- a CDS encoding DUF4209 domain-containing protein: MAAHFLIPQIENIVRYQMKAAGLNTSTANAEGIVNENGLSTLMDVDGVDDVLGADVAFEIKALFCSPFGPNLRNVFAHGLIDDDAFYTIPIVYAWWFMLKLISTPYWNGMVEAQRNAQQGSAKPPESGS, encoded by the coding sequence ATGGCTGCACATTTCCTGATCCCGCAGATAGAAAATATTGTCAGGTATCAGATGAAAGCAGCAGGTCTCAATACCTCAACCGCAAACGCTGAAGGGATTGTGAACGAGAATGGCCTGAGTACCTTAATGGACGTAGATGGTGTCGACGACGTGCTAGGGGCGGATGTTGCATTCGAAATCAAGGCTCTTTTCTGTAGCCCCTTTGGCCCCAATTTGAGAAATGTCTTTGCCCATGGTCTGATCGACGATGACGCCTTCTATACAATTCCGATTGTCTACGCCTGGTGGTTCATGCTCAAACTAATTTCCACGCCATACTGGAATGGTATGGTCGAGGCGCAGAGGAACGCTCAGCAGGGCTCTGCAAAACCTCCAGAGTCCGGTAGTTGA
- a CDS encoding MbcA/ParS/Xre antitoxin family protein, whose protein sequence is MKSGESSTANAVLSKAFIRAGEGLALDDDELSAVLGEQVFTVLRLRHGHELLQPGTEAWSHALLFVELYQSLLALVGTEQNAKIWLSSKNRGLSGRPRDLIAYRAGLEQVIQYLAANRSLI, encoded by the coding sequence ATGAAATCAGGCGAATCGAGCACTGCAAACGCTGTACTTAGCAAAGCCTTTATCCGCGCTGGCGAAGGACTGGCGCTTGATGACGATGAACTATCAGCCGTCTTGGGCGAGCAGGTTTTCACTGTGCTGCGTCTACGTCACGGCCATGAATTGCTTCAACCGGGTACTGAAGCTTGGAGCCATGCCTTGCTATTCGTTGAGCTGTATCAGTCATTGCTCGCGCTCGTGGGAACCGAGCAAAATGCAAAGATCTGGCTAAGCAGTAAGAATCGTGGTCTGAGTGGGCGACCACGTGATCTCATCGCATACCGAGCAGGACTGGAGCAGGTCATCCAGTATCTCGCTGCTAATCGTTCACTCATTTAG
- a CDS encoding WYL domain-containing protein, giving the protein MVSKTARQQDSKTARQQEIGWLDGEHMIDLSEYSQAQRERLVYIDFRLYFTGSVSRMDLMDRFGVGGAAATRDFGQYREIAPENTELDSVTKLYVIRSTFSPLIAHSPERVLTALSQGYGYGLDSDEKPLITHESVSLLSKPNVEVLAPITRAIHLKQVVKISYTSSSGQSEREIVPFAIGCDGLRWHVRAFDRKRGKFGDFVLTRIGQAEIQMGDKPRNEETPKNDDQWNRMLELPLVPHPDKDSTEIVKRDYDMQDGVLKLRVRAAMAGYVLQQYHVDCSADHSIGDKAYRLWLRDPLALYGVESSMFAPGYKSPNSES; this is encoded by the coding sequence ATGGTCAGCAAGACAGCAAGACAGCAAGACAGCAAGACAGCAAGACAGCAAGAAATTGGATGGTTAGACGGAGAGCATATGATTGATTTAAGCGAGTACAGCCAGGCGCAACGGGAACGTCTGGTGTACATAGACTTTCGCCTGTATTTCACAGGCTCCGTCTCGCGGATGGATCTCATGGATCGGTTTGGTGTAGGTGGGGCAGCCGCAACTCGGGATTTCGGTCAGTACCGAGAGATTGCGCCTGAGAATACAGAGCTCGATTCAGTAACCAAGTTGTATGTGATTCGAAGTACGTTCTCGCCTCTGATAGCCCATTCACCAGAGAGAGTTCTCACTGCACTTTCGCAGGGATACGGCTATGGTCTCGACTCAGATGAGAAGCCGCTAATCACGCACGAATCTGTATCTCTTCTTAGTAAGCCGAATGTGGAAGTTTTAGCGCCTATCACTAGGGCGATACACCTGAAGCAGGTAGTTAAGATCAGCTATACCTCTAGCTCCGGCCAGTCAGAAAGGGAAATCGTACCATTTGCTATCGGTTGTGATGGCCTGCGTTGGCACGTCAGAGCCTTTGATCGGAAGCGTGGAAAATTCGGAGACTTCGTTCTGACTCGAATCGGGCAGGCCGAGATCCAGATGGGAGATAAACCCAGAAACGAAGAAACCCCTAAGAATGATGACCAGTGGAATCGCATGCTCGAGCTTCCCCTTGTCCCGCATCCCGATAAAGACTCAACAGAGATCGTGAAGCGTGACTACGACATGCAGGATGGGGTGCTTAAGTTGCGTGTACGAGCTGCTATGGCAGGATACGTTTTGCAGCAATACCACGTGGATTGTTCGGCAGACCACAGCATTGGGGATAAGGCCTATCGTCTATGGCTAAGAGATCCATTGGCCCTCTATGGTGTAGAAAGCTCGATGTTTGCACCTGGATACAAAAGTCCGAATAGCGAGAGCTAG
- a CDS encoding AAA family ATPase: protein MSLVDDLLVWSAELKDWQRDALRRLFTQDTLSPADLDSLVAMIKEAHGNGPASPERASPLTQDHVAGIGSGSTVQLLGLSNLSNINGFPAGRGVDLQPNGLTVLFGENGVGKSGYARLLKNTCRARRRDNVRCNAFGEAGVPAADVSYLVDGRPLQNTWTQGEPSNSDLSMISVYDAACAMDYVEEEGTPVFLPYGLGQMNRLVLAQRELHRIITVERDAVALNAGLFDPVRGETEVGALIKELGVATDVEVMRTLGTLSAEDETRLQELAQTLQDMNPEPKAQALDRQSERLEVGAQHAVSAYALVSDEALQTLRRLHDENIDAEAAYQAAQKNLREVDEATLPGTGNGLWKLLFEAAERFSTTDAYPRHPFPHTEDGAKCVLCQTVLAPDAQQRMRDFSTFVNEHAAANATAAANALRAALTVLNSASFTPLDAPSLAELIAIAPDEHAHLVAVCEAWQLRRAWLKTAVETNDWTPAAPDFPDGDRLEIRLRRLIEANKLAAKTLRESDDPENRARLQEELKQLRARQAFVLLLPQAEQYVQNSIVRQNLDKCLAALSPTGVSTKMTNLARLYVTSALAEAMTAELQLLGYRRDIEPELAGRTSAGTTKVTLKIKGSNLDAHHLLSEGEQRAIALALFLAEIRSLPHHSAVIFDDPSTSLDHRYRRKMAERLALLAEERQVIVLTHDAVFLTELNTAQRKSGVEASYKSVRWDNAPGQIVDGLTWETMNCKMRLEDIAEVAQEIQKTMGTYMNDDSAQAVTRAYGKLRGTIERAVREEFMNNTVQPFSDVVSVESFGAVIGHTQAEWETLIDIYDRSCEAIEAHDTPAARQLPIPPPEQLLRDVEVAIDLIGEATKRKKAYEKARSDRNAARKKPFQTA, encoded by the coding sequence ATGAGCCTGGTCGATGATTTATTGGTGTGGTCTGCCGAACTTAAAGATTGGCAAAGAGATGCTCTCAGGCGGCTATTTACCCAAGACACGCTAAGTCCTGCCGACCTTGATAGCCTGGTTGCGATGATCAAAGAGGCTCATGGGAATGGGCCTGCTTCCCCCGAACGTGCCTCACCACTCACTCAAGATCATGTAGCAGGAATTGGAAGTGGTTCAACTGTCCAACTTTTAGGTCTCTCCAATCTGTCTAACATCAATGGCTTCCCAGCAGGGCGTGGAGTAGATCTGCAGCCTAATGGTTTGACCGTGTTGTTCGGCGAAAATGGTGTCGGTAAATCAGGGTACGCAAGGCTACTCAAAAATACCTGTCGAGCTAGGCGACGCGACAATGTCCGCTGCAACGCATTCGGTGAGGCAGGAGTGCCAGCGGCGGATGTTTCTTACCTCGTCGATGGCCGTCCTCTGCAAAATACGTGGACGCAGGGGGAGCCTTCAAACTCAGATTTGAGCATGATCTCCGTGTATGACGCGGCATGCGCTATGGATTACGTGGAAGAAGAAGGAACGCCCGTCTTTTTACCCTATGGCTTGGGGCAAATGAATCGCCTTGTACTCGCACAGCGAGAGCTGCACCGTATCATCACAGTTGAGCGTGACGCAGTGGCCCTTAATGCTGGACTGTTTGACCCTGTACGCGGTGAGACAGAGGTGGGTGCTCTCATTAAAGAATTGGGCGTGGCGACTGACGTCGAAGTCATGAGAACACTAGGGACATTGAGCGCAGAAGACGAAACCCGCTTGCAGGAACTCGCACAAACCCTACAAGACATGAACCCGGAACCCAAGGCTCAAGCCTTGGACAGACAGTCCGAGCGGCTGGAGGTTGGCGCTCAGCACGCAGTGTCAGCTTATGCCCTAGTGTCTGATGAAGCCCTTCAGACTCTCAGGCGCCTTCATGATGAAAACATAGATGCCGAGGCGGCCTACCAGGCTGCACAGAAAAACTTACGCGAGGTGGATGAAGCAACGCTTCCTGGAACTGGAAACGGTCTTTGGAAATTACTCTTTGAGGCCGCCGAACGCTTTTCTACTACGGATGCGTACCCAAGGCACCCGTTTCCACACACAGAGGACGGAGCGAAATGCGTTTTATGTCAGACAGTTTTGGCCCCTGATGCACAGCAGCGCATGCGAGATTTTTCAACCTTCGTCAACGAGCATGCAGCGGCAAATGCAACCGCTGCTGCGAACGCACTTCGAGCAGCTTTAACTGTACTGAATAGTGCAAGCTTTACCCCGCTCGACGCCCCCTCATTGGCCGAATTGATAGCAATAGCACCGGATGAGCATGCTCATTTGGTAGCAGTTTGTGAGGCCTGGCAGTTACGCAGAGCATGGCTGAAAACGGCGGTCGAAACGAATGATTGGACTCCGGCGGCTCCGGACTTCCCTGACGGCGATCGGCTGGAAATCCGGTTACGCCGGTTAATAGAAGCAAACAAATTAGCTGCCAAAACGCTGCGCGAATCGGATGATCCGGAGAATCGAGCGCGACTTCAGGAGGAGCTTAAGCAGCTCAGGGCTCGTCAGGCGTTCGTATTGTTGCTGCCACAAGCTGAGCAATATGTTCAAAACAGCATCGTGCGGCAAAATCTCGATAAGTGCCTAGCAGCACTAAGTCCGACCGGTGTCTCAACAAAAATGACGAACCTCGCCAGGCTGTACGTCACTTCTGCTTTGGCCGAAGCTATGACGGCCGAGTTGCAGCTTCTAGGATATCGACGTGACATTGAACCTGAGCTCGCTGGGCGAACGAGTGCGGGCACAACCAAAGTCACACTGAAAATAAAAGGTTCCAATCTTGATGCTCACCATCTGCTTTCCGAGGGGGAACAACGAGCAATTGCACTGGCACTCTTCTTGGCCGAAATCCGCTCGTTGCCTCATCACTCCGCCGTCATATTCGATGACCCGTCGACATCATTGGATCACCGCTACCGCCGGAAAATGGCAGAACGTCTCGCATTATTGGCAGAGGAACGACAAGTCATTGTGCTCACCCATGACGCGGTTTTCCTCACAGAGCTGAACACCGCTCAACGAAAATCGGGAGTCGAGGCTAGCTACAAATCCGTTCGTTGGGATAACGCGCCAGGCCAAATAGTCGACGGTCTTACCTGGGAAACCATGAATTGCAAGATGCGTTTGGAGGACATCGCTGAGGTTGCCCAAGAAATACAAAAGACTATGGGGACGTATATGAATGACGACAGCGCGCAGGCTGTGACAAGGGCATACGGAAAATTACGGGGCACCATTGAAAGAGCTGTTCGCGAAGAATTTATGAACAATACCGTGCAGCCTTTTAGCGATGTCGTATCGGTTGAGTCCTTCGGAGCAGTGATCGGTCACACCCAAGCTGAGTGGGAAACATTGATCGACATTTATGACCGGTCGTGCGAGGCAATTGAAGCGCACGATACGCCCGCTGCACGTCAACTGCCGATCCCACCACCTGAACAACTGCTACGTGATGTCGAGGTAGCTATCGATCTAATAGGTGAAGCGACAAAGAGGAAAAAGGCGTACGAAAAGGCCAGATCAGATCGCAATGCGGCCAGGAAAAAGCCATTTCAAACGGCCTGA
- a CDS encoding SLATT domain-containing protein, which translates to MDQQVALKLIAEKAYDVGYSAKLHFSTYDIVEKAPGWIGLVSLVIGVLALYIDFLAAKHVSALITVIGICSLYITYYADTKEQYFQAGNKLTQLLDQLKGMSARCTSNQQFTVADQAELDQITTDFRSACQRKHILFSGWLAHKKFFWDQQIDWIAEHREFTFFRDKIPFSAYALIVVILIALVGGSWLTAHPELLLSLKEVCTNE; encoded by the coding sequence ATGGATCAGCAGGTTGCGCTGAAGTTGATCGCCGAGAAGGCATACGACGTCGGTTACTCCGCCAAACTTCACTTTTCCACCTACGACATTGTGGAGAAAGCCCCTGGATGGATCGGCCTGGTCTCTTTGGTGATTGGTGTGCTCGCGCTCTACATCGATTTTTTGGCGGCAAAACATGTCTCAGCGCTCATCACGGTGATCGGCATTTGTAGCCTTTACATCACCTACTACGCAGACACCAAAGAGCAATATTTTCAGGCTGGGAACAAGCTGACTCAGTTGCTTGATCAGTTGAAAGGCATGTCGGCCCGTTGCACATCCAACCAGCAATTCACCGTAGCCGATCAAGCAGAACTGGATCAAATCACCACTGATTTCCGATCGGCCTGCCAGAGGAAGCACATTCTGTTTTCGGGCTGGCTTGCTCATAAAAAATTCTTTTGGGATCAACAGATCGACTGGATCGCAGAACACCGTGAATTTACGTTCTTCAGGGACAAAATCCCGTTTTCAGCTTACGCACTGATCGTAGTGATTCTGATCGCTTTGGTGGGCGGGTCATGGCTTACCGCACACCCGGAACTTCTACTCTCCCTGAAGGAAGTCTGCACCAATGAGTAA
- a CDS encoding nucleotidyltransferase produces MSKELFEQFRRNLAVKNADEISKSYRQITEKLNGKYYDSASETLHCRQVGSYGRHTAVHGVSDLDMAFVLPWSVYDRFQRYENNKQSSLLGEIRLALKERFPNHEVRAQQQVVSINFSDYVVEVLPAFDHEDGSYTYPDANDGGSWETCNPVAEIDEINTLNQDKNHNLKRLCKMVRAWKNDHGVPLKGMLIDTLCYQFLKSTTDYDTKSYAAYSEMTRDFFAYLVDIDENKEQWRAPGSGSIVTKSGNFHPKAKKALRRLQEALGDAEVAHERWSTVFGEHFPEYVEQEKKQAIEENRVKNVEQFIGQKFSLDIQYTLRIDCSVKNEGDRLRNLMSRVMTYRIPKQRELTFWVAEIDVPPPYKIYWKVKNVGPQAIERNMIRGEIRIDSGHSQITEHSTFQGDHYVECYAVKDNVCVARSRIIVPI; encoded by the coding sequence ATGAGTAAAGAGCTTTTCGAACAGTTTCGTAGAAACCTGGCGGTCAAAAATGCCGACGAGATCTCCAAAAGCTACCGGCAGATCACCGAGAAGCTAAACGGAAAATACTACGACAGTGCCTCAGAAACCCTGCACTGCCGTCAGGTCGGCTCGTACGGTCGACATACCGCAGTGCACGGCGTAAGCGACCTGGACATGGCGTTCGTGCTGCCGTGGTCGGTATACGATCGCTTCCAGCGCTACGAGAACAATAAGCAGTCGTCGTTGCTGGGTGAGATCCGGCTTGCTCTGAAAGAGCGCTTCCCGAACCATGAGGTGAGGGCCCAGCAGCAGGTGGTGTCGATAAATTTCTCGGACTACGTGGTGGAGGTTCTCCCGGCATTCGATCATGAGGATGGCAGTTACACCTATCCGGATGCCAATGACGGAGGCAGCTGGGAAACTTGCAACCCGGTCGCTGAAATCGATGAGATCAACACGCTAAACCAGGACAAAAATCATAACCTCAAGCGTCTTTGCAAAATGGTGCGAGCCTGGAAGAACGATCATGGCGTGCCGCTAAAGGGGATGCTCATCGATACCCTGTGCTACCAGTTCCTAAAGAGCACCACGGACTACGACACCAAGTCCTATGCCGCTTACAGCGAAATGACTCGGGATTTCTTCGCGTATCTGGTAGATATCGATGAGAACAAGGAACAGTGGCGTGCACCCGGTAGCGGCTCCATCGTCACCAAATCAGGAAACTTCCACCCCAAAGCCAAAAAGGCGCTGAGGCGCTTACAGGAGGCCCTGGGCGATGCCGAGGTTGCTCATGAGCGGTGGAGCACGGTGTTTGGCGAGCATTTCCCCGAATACGTCGAGCAGGAAAAAAAGCAGGCCATCGAGGAAAACCGCGTCAAGAACGTCGAGCAGTTCATCGGTCAAAAATTCAGCCTCGACATACAGTACACCCTACGCATCGATTGCTCGGTTAAGAACGAGGGTGACCGACTTCGCAATCTCATGTCTCGCGTCATGACCTACCGGATTCCGAAGCAGCGTGAGTTGACATTCTGGGTCGCCGAGATCGATGTGCCGCCACCCTATAAGATCTACTGGAAGGTTAAGAATGTTGGCCCGCAGGCTATCGAGCGAAACATGATTCGCGGCGAGATCCGTATCGACAGCGGCCACAGCCAAATCACCGAGCACTCCACCTTCCAAGGCGATCATTACGTGGAATGCTACGCAGTGAAAGACAATGTTTGTGTAGCCCGCAGTCGGATCATTGTGCCGATCTGA